The following coding sequences lie in one Arachis ipaensis cultivar K30076 chromosome B05, Araip1.1, whole genome shotgun sequence genomic window:
- the LOC107643304 gene encoding DNA repair protein REV1 isoform X8, giving the protein MSEDTFTNALCQVEPDVQDSFPRVGQLKERHPSEVGEMVEVCRQISNESNDISSKKTDVFMMEEPIGERVICDEEKLAEANSSETNNERNTEGELDPTYQEPSTSFSIPCSDNQNVHQFPSSEATGSSKQCHSTLTDPNFVENYFKNSRLHFIGTWRQRYRKRFPTLSTGLNNGISNSNKSDIKSVILHVDMDCFFVSVVIRNKPALFDKPVAVCHSNNSKGTSEISSANYPARSYGIRAGMFVRDAKALCPHLVTFPYNFEAYEEVADQFYSILHRHCNKVQAVSCDEAFLDFTDAMVEDPELLASSIRKEIYETTRCTASAGIGGNMLMARIATRTAKPNGQCYITPERVDDHLNQLPVDALPGIGYVLQEKLKKQSVNTCGQLRMISKNSLQKEYGMKTGEMLWNYSRGIDYRSVGIIQECKSIGADVNWGVRFRDMKDCEHFLINLCKEVSLRLQCCGVQGRTFTLKIKKRRKDADEPAKFMGCGDCENLSHSVTIPLATENVEILQRIVKQLLGCFYIDVKEIRGIGLHVSRLENADTSKQGTEKYTLKSWLTSGSASVEKQKYHMGHNKHNSDCANCASSHGCIHSQGSSFQIDNKILNIHVSGDPISTPPPLCQLDVEVIRNLPSEVFSELNEIYGGKLIDFIAKGKGKCESSSSLGNSLEDDAATCKEEDLPYSDPIPLNQIFSENKAMQHERVLGSGHGSCSQVTHNSNIERDDLLPSSLSQIDASVLQQIPEDLKAVILEHLPAHRAQDFCSTPAICPGRINQDSVGVDTSKNCPGTVNHALNDSLWAGNLPSWMDKFKDSSCLRKLGEIYHRSGFNSQLSSVLPQFLSEFHHLDLTQEIYDETVNIMCELLKQYVKVKIERDIEEIYICFRLLKRFAVKSQFFSRVYNDIFPFLQAAVDDNYGGSLFMP; this is encoded by the exons ATGTCAGAGGACACTTTTACAAATGCCCTTTGTCAAGTGGAACCAGACGTTCAAGATTCATTCCCAAGGGTTGGCCAACTGAAGGAGAGACACCCATCTGAAGTTGGGGAGATGGTTGAAGTTTGCAGGCAAATCAGTAATGAATCGAATGATATTTCCTCCAAGAAAACTGATGTATTTATGATGGAAGAGCCTATTGGTGAAAGAGTTATATGTGATGAAGAAAAGCTTGCAGAAGCAAACAGTTCAGAAACTAATAATGAAAGAAACACTGAAGGGGAGCTTGATCCTACTTATCAAGAACCTTCTACATCATTTAGTATTCCCTGCTCAGATAACCAGAATGTACATCAATTTCCAAGTTCTGAAGCCACTGGATCCTCTAAACAATGTCATTCAACTCTTACAGACCCCAATTTTGTAGAAAATTATTTCAAG AATTCACGACTTCACTTTATAGGAACCTGGAGACAACGGTATCGAAAACGGTTCCCAACGTTGTCTACTGGTCTGAATAATGGAATTTCTAACAGTAATAAATCCGATATTAAGTCGGTTATTCTTCATGTTGACATG GACTGCTTTTTCGTTTCTGTGGTTATCAGAAACAAACCTGCGTTGTTTGACAAGCCTGTAGCTGTATGTCACTCAAATAATTCGAAGGGAACATCTGAGATTTCCTCTGCAAATTACCCAGCTCGTAGTTATG GTATCAGAGCTGGTATGTTTGTTCGAGATGCCAAGGCTCTTTGTCCCCATCTTGTTACCTTTCCATACAACTTTGAAGCTTATGAGGAA GTAGCTGATCAATTTTATAGTATATTGCATCGGCATTGCAACAAAGTGCAG GCTGTAAGCTGTGATGAAGCATTTTTGGACTTCACAGATGCTATGGTTGAAGATCCTGAACTTTTGGCTTCATCAATTAGAAAAGAGATCTATGAAACCACTAGGTGTACAGCAAGTGCTGGTATAGGGGGGAATATGCTTATGGCTCGTATTGCTACTAGGACCGCAAAACCAAATGGTCAATGTTACATAACTCCAGAGAGA GTTGATGATCATTTAAATCAACTTCCAGTTGATGCTCTTCCTGGTATAGGGTATGTTTtacaagagaaattaaagaagcagaGTGTTAATACTTGTGGACAGTTGCGAATGATTTCCAAG AACTCACTGCAGAAGGAATATGGAATGAAAACAGGGGAAATGCTGTGGAATTATAGCAGAGGAATTGATTATCGATCAGTAGGGATCATTCAG GAATGTAAGTCTATCGGTGCGGATGTTAATTGGGGTGTGAGGTTCAGAGATATGAAAGAT TGTGAACACTTCCTAATAAACCTATGCAAGGAAGTTTCGTTGCGTTTGCAATGTTGTGGAGTACAGGGGCGCACTTTCACTCTAAAG ataaaaaagagaagaaaagatgcTGATGAACCTGCAAAGTTTATGGGCTGTGGGGACTGTGAAAACTTGAGTCACTCTGTAACG ATTCCTCTTGCAACTGAAAATGTGGAAATACTTCAACGAATAGTAAAGCAACTTCTTGGATGCTTTTACATAG ATGTTAAAGAGATTCGCGGTATTGGATTGCATGTTTCCAGACTTGAAAATGCAGATACGTCTAAGCAAG GTACAGAGAAGTATACTTTGAAATCATGGCTTACTTCAGGATCTGCAAGTGTGGAAAAACAGAAATATCATATGG GTCATAACAAACACAATTCGGATTGTGCGAATTGTGCTTCAAGTCATGGATGCATTCATTCACAAGGCTCTTCATTTCAAATTGACAATAAAATACTAAATATTCATGTTAGTGGTGATCCGATTTCAACACCACCTCCTTTATGTCAGCTTGATGTGGAAGTTATTAGAAATCTTCCCTCTGAAGTATTTTCAGAACTAAATGAAATTTATGGAGGGAAGTTAATTGATTTTATTGCTAAAGGAAAAGGCAAATGTGAGAGTTCTAGCTCTCTAGGAAACTCATTGGAGGATGACG CAGCTACATGTAAAGAAGAGGACCTTCCATATTCTGATCCTATTCCtctaaatcaaatcttttcagaAAATAAG GCAATGCAGCATGAAAGAGTACTTGGCTCAGGACATGGATCCTGTTCCCAAGTTACTCATAATTCGAACATTGAAAGAGATGATTTATTGCCTTCTTCTTTAAGCCAAATTGATGCTTCAGTGTTACAGCAAATTCCTGAGGATTTGAAAGCTGTTATTCTTGAGCATCTTCCTGCACACAGGGCGCAAGATTTCTGCTCTACTCCTGCCATTTGCCCTGGTAGAATCAATCAGGATTCAGTAGGTGTTGATACTTCAAAGAATTGTCCTGGAACAGTTAACCATGCTTTGAATGACAGTCTTTGGGCCGGTAATCTTCCAAGTTGGATGGACAAGTTTAAAGACAGCAGTTGCTTAAGGAAGCTTGGAGAAATCTATCATAGATCTGGGTTTAATAGCCAGTTATCTTCAGTTTTACCCCAATTTTTATCTGAGTTTCACCACCTAGATCTTACCCAAGAGATTTACGATGAAACTGTTAACATCATGTGTGAGCTACTGAAGCAATATGTCAAAGTGAAGATAGAGAGAGATATTGAAGAGATTTATATTTGTTTTCGGCTTCTGAAAAG
- the LOC107643304 gene encoding DNA repair protein REV1 isoform X2, protein MDSRLSNSSSSTHHSNSKKRKKNATANNTNQKTLGVAWGSKSLSASSCSSRKSPFSDFSSYMAHKNCKLQNQFDSEASASAARKPIFSGVSIFVDGFTVPSSQELRGYMLKYDGRFENYFSRHCVTHIICSNLPDSKVKNIRAFSAGLPVVKPTWILDSIAANRLLSWVPYQLEQVASNQPKLSAFFTLKSSKMSEDTFTNALCQVEPDVQDSFPRVGQLKERHPSEVGEMVEVCRQISNESNDISSKKTDVFMMEEPIGERVICDEEKLAEANSSETNNERNTEGELDPTYQEPSTSFSIPCSDNQNVHQFPSSEATGSSKQCHSTLTDPNFVENYFKNSRLHFIGTWRQRYRKRFPTLSTGLNNGISNSNKSDIKSVILHVDMDCFFVSVVIRNKPALFDKPVAVCHSNNSKGTSEISSANYPARSYGIRAGMFVRDAKALCPHLVTFPYNFEAYEEVADQFYSILHRHCNKVQAVSCDEAFLDFTDAMVEDPELLASSIRKEIYETTRCTASAGIGGNMLMARIATRTAKPNGQCYITPERVDDHLNQLPVDALPGIGYVLQEKLKKQSVNTCGQLRMISKNSLQKEYGMKTGEMLWNYSRGIDYRSVGIIQECKSIGADVNWGVRFRDMKDCEHFLINLCKEVSLRLQCCGVQGRTFTLKIKKRRKDADEPAKFMGCGDCENLSHSVTIPLATENVEILQRIVKQLLGCFYIDVKEIRGIGLHVSRLENADTSKQGTEKYTLKSWLTSGSASVEKQKYHMGHNKHNSDCANCASSHGCIHSQGSSFQIDNKILNIHVSGDPISTPPPLCQLDVEVIRNLPSEVFSELNEIYGGKLIDFIAKGKGKCESSSSLGNSLEDDATCKEEDLPYSDPIPLNQIFSENKAMQHERVLGSGHGSCSQVTHNSNIERDDLLPSSLSQIDASVLQQIPEDLKAVILEHLPAHRAQDFCSTPAICPGRINQDSVGVDTSKNCPGTVNHALNDSLWAGNLPSWMDKFKDSSCLRKLGEIYHRSGFNSQLSSVLPQFLSEFHHLDLTQEIYDETVNIMCELLKQYVKVKIERDIEEIYICFRLLKRFAVKSQFFSRVYNDIFPFLQAAVDDNYGGSLFMP, encoded by the exons ATGGACTCGCGTCTCTCCAATTCCTCGTCTTCCACTCATCACTCTAATtctaagaaaaggaagaagaatgcCACCGCCAACAACACCAACCAGAAAACCCTAGGCGTCGCTTGGGGCTCAAAGTCCCTCTCTGCCTCCTCTTGCTCCTCTCGAAAATCCCCGTTCTCTGATTTCAGCAG TTACATGGCACACAAGAATTGCAAACTTCAGAACCAGTTCGACTCCGAAGCTTCCGCATCTGCTGCTCGGAAACCAATTTTCAGTGGAGTTTCTATATTTGTTGATGGTTTCACGGTCCCTTCCAGCCAG GAGCTGCGGGGCTACATGTTAAAGTATGATGGAAGGTTCGAGAATTATTTCTCAAGACATTGTGTCACACATATTATCTGCAGCAATCTTCCTGATAGTAAAGTTAAGAACATCAG AGCCTTCAGTGCAGGACTACCAGTAGTAAAACCCACTTGGATTTTAGATTCAATTGCTGCTAACAGACTCTTAAGCT GGGTGCCTTATCAACTTGAGCAGGTTGCTAGTAACCAACCAAAACTGTCAGCATTCTTCACATTGAAAAGTAGCAAGATGTCAGAGGACACTTTTACAAATGCCCTTTGTCAAGTGGAACCAGACGTTCAAGATTCATTCCCAAGGGTTGGCCAACTGAAGGAGAGACACCCATCTGAAGTTGGGGAGATGGTTGAAGTTTGCAGGCAAATCAGTAATGAATCGAATGATATTTCCTCCAAGAAAACTGATGTATTTATGATGGAAGAGCCTATTGGTGAAAGAGTTATATGTGATGAAGAAAAGCTTGCAGAAGCAAACAGTTCAGAAACTAATAATGAAAGAAACACTGAAGGGGAGCTTGATCCTACTTATCAAGAACCTTCTACATCATTTAGTATTCCCTGCTCAGATAACCAGAATGTACATCAATTTCCAAGTTCTGAAGCCACTGGATCCTCTAAACAATGTCATTCAACTCTTACAGACCCCAATTTTGTAGAAAATTATTTCAAG AATTCACGACTTCACTTTATAGGAACCTGGAGACAACGGTATCGAAAACGGTTCCCAACGTTGTCTACTGGTCTGAATAATGGAATTTCTAACAGTAATAAATCCGATATTAAGTCGGTTATTCTTCATGTTGACATG GACTGCTTTTTCGTTTCTGTGGTTATCAGAAACAAACCTGCGTTGTTTGACAAGCCTGTAGCTGTATGTCACTCAAATAATTCGAAGGGAACATCTGAGATTTCCTCTGCAAATTACCCAGCTCGTAGTTATG GTATCAGAGCTGGTATGTTTGTTCGAGATGCCAAGGCTCTTTGTCCCCATCTTGTTACCTTTCCATACAACTTTGAAGCTTATGAGGAA GTAGCTGATCAATTTTATAGTATATTGCATCGGCATTGCAACAAAGTGCAG GCTGTAAGCTGTGATGAAGCATTTTTGGACTTCACAGATGCTATGGTTGAAGATCCTGAACTTTTGGCTTCATCAATTAGAAAAGAGATCTATGAAACCACTAGGTGTACAGCAAGTGCTGGTATAGGGGGGAATATGCTTATGGCTCGTATTGCTACTAGGACCGCAAAACCAAATGGTCAATGTTACATAACTCCAGAGAGA GTTGATGATCATTTAAATCAACTTCCAGTTGATGCTCTTCCTGGTATAGGGTATGTTTtacaagagaaattaaagaagcagaGTGTTAATACTTGTGGACAGTTGCGAATGATTTCCAAG AACTCACTGCAGAAGGAATATGGAATGAAAACAGGGGAAATGCTGTGGAATTATAGCAGAGGAATTGATTATCGATCAGTAGGGATCATTCAG GAATGTAAGTCTATCGGTGCGGATGTTAATTGGGGTGTGAGGTTCAGAGATATGAAAGAT TGTGAACACTTCCTAATAAACCTATGCAAGGAAGTTTCGTTGCGTTTGCAATGTTGTGGAGTACAGGGGCGCACTTTCACTCTAAAG ataaaaaagagaagaaaagatgcTGATGAACCTGCAAAGTTTATGGGCTGTGGGGACTGTGAAAACTTGAGTCACTCTGTAACG ATTCCTCTTGCAACTGAAAATGTGGAAATACTTCAACGAATAGTAAAGCAACTTCTTGGATGCTTTTACATAG ATGTTAAAGAGATTCGCGGTATTGGATTGCATGTTTCCAGACTTGAAAATGCAGATACGTCTAAGCAAG GTACAGAGAAGTATACTTTGAAATCATGGCTTACTTCAGGATCTGCAAGTGTGGAAAAACAGAAATATCATATGG GTCATAACAAACACAATTCGGATTGTGCGAATTGTGCTTCAAGTCATGGATGCATTCATTCACAAGGCTCTTCATTTCAAATTGACAATAAAATACTAAATATTCATGTTAGTGGTGATCCGATTTCAACACCACCTCCTTTATGTCAGCTTGATGTGGAAGTTATTAGAAATCTTCCCTCTGAAGTATTTTCAGAACTAAATGAAATTTATGGAGGGAAGTTAATTGATTTTATTGCTAAAGGAAAAGGCAAATGTGAGAGTTCTAGCTCTCTAGGAAACTCATTGGAGGATGACG CTACATGTAAAGAAGAGGACCTTCCATATTCTGATCCTATTCCtctaaatcaaatcttttcagaAAATAAG GCAATGCAGCATGAAAGAGTACTTGGCTCAGGACATGGATCCTGTTCCCAAGTTACTCATAATTCGAACATTGAAAGAGATGATTTATTGCCTTCTTCTTTAAGCCAAATTGATGCTTCAGTGTTACAGCAAATTCCTGAGGATTTGAAAGCTGTTATTCTTGAGCATCTTCCTGCACACAGGGCGCAAGATTTCTGCTCTACTCCTGCCATTTGCCCTGGTAGAATCAATCAGGATTCAGTAGGTGTTGATACTTCAAAGAATTGTCCTGGAACAGTTAACCATGCTTTGAATGACAGTCTTTGGGCCGGTAATCTTCCAAGTTGGATGGACAAGTTTAAAGACAGCAGTTGCTTAAGGAAGCTTGGAGAAATCTATCATAGATCTGGGTTTAATAGCCAGTTATCTTCAGTTTTACCCCAATTTTTATCTGAGTTTCACCACCTAGATCTTACCCAAGAGATTTACGATGAAACTGTTAACATCATGTGTGAGCTACTGAAGCAATATGTCAAAGTGAAGATAGAGAGAGATATTGAAGAGATTTATATTTGTTTTCGGCTTCTGAAAAG
- the LOC107643304 gene encoding DNA repair protein REV1 isoform X7, whose product MMEGSRIISQDIVSHILSAAIFLIVKAFSAGLPVVKPTWILDSIAANRLLSWVPYQLEQVASNQPKLSAFFTLKSSKMSEDTFTNALCQVEPDVQDSFPRVGQLKERHPSEVGEMVEVCRQISNESNDISSKKTDVFMMEEPIGERVICDEEKLAEANSSETNNERNTEGELDPTYQEPSTSFSIPCSDNQNVHQFPSSEATGSSKQCHSTLTDPNFVENYFKNSRLHFIGTWRQRYRKRFPTLSTGLNNGISNSNKSDIKSVILHVDMDCFFVSVVIRNKPALFDKPVAVCHSNNSKGTSEISSANYPARSYGIRAGMFVRDAKALCPHLVTFPYNFEAYEEVADQFYSILHRHCNKVQAVSCDEAFLDFTDAMVEDPELLASSIRKEIYETTRCTASAGIGGNMLMARIATRTAKPNGQCYITPERVDDHLNQLPVDALPGIGYVLQEKLKKQSVNTCGQLRMISKNSLQKEYGMKTGEMLWNYSRGIDYRSVGIIQECKSIGADVNWGVRFRDMKDCEHFLINLCKEVSLRLQCCGVQGRTFTLKIKKRRKDADEPAKFMGCGDCENLSHSVTIPLATENVEILQRIVKQLLGCFYIDVKEIRGIGLHVSRLENADTSKQGTEKYTLKSWLTSGSASVEKQKYHMGHNKHNSDCANCASSHGCIHSQGSSFQIDNKILNIHVSGDPISTPPPLCQLDVEVIRNLPSEVFSELNEIYGGKLIDFIAKGKGKCESSSSLGNSLEDDAATCKEEDLPYSDPIPLNQIFSENKAMQHERVLGSGHGSCSQVTHNSNIERDDLLPSSLSQIDASVLQQIPEDLKAVILEHLPAHRAQDFCSTPAICPGRINQDSVGVDTSKNCPGTVNHALNDSLWAGNLPSWMDKFKDSSCLRKLGEIYHRSGFNSQLSSVLPQFLSEFHHLDLTQEIYDETVNIMCELLKQYVKVKIERDIEEIYICFRLLKRFAVKSQFFSRVYNDIFPFLQAAVDDNYGGSLFMP is encoded by the exons ATGATGGAAGGTTCGAGAATTATTTCTCAAGACATTGTGTCACACATATTATCTGCAGCAATCTTCCTGATAGTAAA AGCCTTCAGTGCAGGACTACCAGTAGTAAAACCCACTTGGATTTTAGATTCAATTGCTGCTAACAGACTCTTAAGCT GGGTGCCTTATCAACTTGAGCAGGTTGCTAGTAACCAACCAAAACTGTCAGCATTCTTCACATTGAAAAGTAGCAAGATGTCAGAGGACACTTTTACAAATGCCCTTTGTCAAGTGGAACCAGACGTTCAAGATTCATTCCCAAGGGTTGGCCAACTGAAGGAGAGACACCCATCTGAAGTTGGGGAGATGGTTGAAGTTTGCAGGCAAATCAGTAATGAATCGAATGATATTTCCTCCAAGAAAACTGATGTATTTATGATGGAAGAGCCTATTGGTGAAAGAGTTATATGTGATGAAGAAAAGCTTGCAGAAGCAAACAGTTCAGAAACTAATAATGAAAGAAACACTGAAGGGGAGCTTGATCCTACTTATCAAGAACCTTCTACATCATTTAGTATTCCCTGCTCAGATAACCAGAATGTACATCAATTTCCAAGTTCTGAAGCCACTGGATCCTCTAAACAATGTCATTCAACTCTTACAGACCCCAATTTTGTAGAAAATTATTTCAAG AATTCACGACTTCACTTTATAGGAACCTGGAGACAACGGTATCGAAAACGGTTCCCAACGTTGTCTACTGGTCTGAATAATGGAATTTCTAACAGTAATAAATCCGATATTAAGTCGGTTATTCTTCATGTTGACATG GACTGCTTTTTCGTTTCTGTGGTTATCAGAAACAAACCTGCGTTGTTTGACAAGCCTGTAGCTGTATGTCACTCAAATAATTCGAAGGGAACATCTGAGATTTCCTCTGCAAATTACCCAGCTCGTAGTTATG GTATCAGAGCTGGTATGTTTGTTCGAGATGCCAAGGCTCTTTGTCCCCATCTTGTTACCTTTCCATACAACTTTGAAGCTTATGAGGAA GTAGCTGATCAATTTTATAGTATATTGCATCGGCATTGCAACAAAGTGCAG GCTGTAAGCTGTGATGAAGCATTTTTGGACTTCACAGATGCTATGGTTGAAGATCCTGAACTTTTGGCTTCATCAATTAGAAAAGAGATCTATGAAACCACTAGGTGTACAGCAAGTGCTGGTATAGGGGGGAATATGCTTATGGCTCGTATTGCTACTAGGACCGCAAAACCAAATGGTCAATGTTACATAACTCCAGAGAGA GTTGATGATCATTTAAATCAACTTCCAGTTGATGCTCTTCCTGGTATAGGGTATGTTTtacaagagaaattaaagaagcagaGTGTTAATACTTGTGGACAGTTGCGAATGATTTCCAAG AACTCACTGCAGAAGGAATATGGAATGAAAACAGGGGAAATGCTGTGGAATTATAGCAGAGGAATTGATTATCGATCAGTAGGGATCATTCAG GAATGTAAGTCTATCGGTGCGGATGTTAATTGGGGTGTGAGGTTCAGAGATATGAAAGAT TGTGAACACTTCCTAATAAACCTATGCAAGGAAGTTTCGTTGCGTTTGCAATGTTGTGGAGTACAGGGGCGCACTTTCACTCTAAAG ataaaaaagagaagaaaagatgcTGATGAACCTGCAAAGTTTATGGGCTGTGGGGACTGTGAAAACTTGAGTCACTCTGTAACG ATTCCTCTTGCAACTGAAAATGTGGAAATACTTCAACGAATAGTAAAGCAACTTCTTGGATGCTTTTACATAG ATGTTAAAGAGATTCGCGGTATTGGATTGCATGTTTCCAGACTTGAAAATGCAGATACGTCTAAGCAAG GTACAGAGAAGTATACTTTGAAATCATGGCTTACTTCAGGATCTGCAAGTGTGGAAAAACAGAAATATCATATGG GTCATAACAAACACAATTCGGATTGTGCGAATTGTGCTTCAAGTCATGGATGCATTCATTCACAAGGCTCTTCATTTCAAATTGACAATAAAATACTAAATATTCATGTTAGTGGTGATCCGATTTCAACACCACCTCCTTTATGTCAGCTTGATGTGGAAGTTATTAGAAATCTTCCCTCTGAAGTATTTTCAGAACTAAATGAAATTTATGGAGGGAAGTTAATTGATTTTATTGCTAAAGGAAAAGGCAAATGTGAGAGTTCTAGCTCTCTAGGAAACTCATTGGAGGATGACG CAGCTACATGTAAAGAAGAGGACCTTCCATATTCTGATCCTATTCCtctaaatcaaatcttttcagaAAATAAG GCAATGCAGCATGAAAGAGTACTTGGCTCAGGACATGGATCCTGTTCCCAAGTTACTCATAATTCGAACATTGAAAGAGATGATTTATTGCCTTCTTCTTTAAGCCAAATTGATGCTTCAGTGTTACAGCAAATTCCTGAGGATTTGAAAGCTGTTATTCTTGAGCATCTTCCTGCACACAGGGCGCAAGATTTCTGCTCTACTCCTGCCATTTGCCCTGGTAGAATCAATCAGGATTCAGTAGGTGTTGATACTTCAAAGAATTGTCCTGGAACAGTTAACCATGCTTTGAATGACAGTCTTTGGGCCGGTAATCTTCCAAGTTGGATGGACAAGTTTAAAGACAGCAGTTGCTTAAGGAAGCTTGGAGAAATCTATCATAGATCTGGGTTTAATAGCCAGTTATCTTCAGTTTTACCCCAATTTTTATCTGAGTTTCACCACCTAGATCTTACCCAAGAGATTTACGATGAAACTGTTAACATCATGTGTGAGCTACTGAAGCAATATGTCAAAGTGAAGATAGAGAGAGATATTGAAGAGATTTATATTTGTTTTCGGCTTCTGAAAAG